From Pseudobacteroides sp., a single genomic window includes:
- a CDS encoding cytochrome b5 domain-containing protein encodes MYHYDNAICHRIKTLAAESENYINLIYATPCIYTRNMLLYQLRVKINEIDFISGTICCQMNQMQVSPTALQQQNQQNQHSQRDLTLQELSKFNGKDGNPAYVAVNGTVYDITNNAAWAAASHFGLTAGKDLTSEFASCHAGQPILSKLKVVGKLI; translated from the coding sequence ATGTATCACTATGATAATGCAATATGCCATAGAATAAAAACATTAGCTGCAGAATCAGAAAACTATATCAATTTAATATATGCAACACCCTGTATATACACCAGAAATATGCTTTTGTATCAACTTAGGGTTAAAATTAATGAGATAGATTTTATAAGTGGCACGATATGCTGCCAGATGAATCAGATGCAGGTAAGCCCTACAGCATTGCAACAACAGAACCAACAGAACCAGCATAGCCAAAGAGACCTTACACTTCAGGAATTATCAAAGTTTAACGGAAAAGATGGAAATCCTGCTTATGTGGCAGTAAATGGAACAGTATATGATATAACAAATAATGCTGCTTGGGCTGCAGCTTCCCACTTTGGCCTAACTGCAGGAAAAGATCTGACAAGTGAATTTGCATCATGCCATGCAGGTCAGCCAATATTAAGC
- a CDS encoding transposase, translated as MSHKRFDKNFKERAVKLVIEDGRKKSHLAQELGLHYSTLNEWVKEYEKDSVNAFPGSGKLKPEDEEIRELKKENADLKEEIEILKKAAAYFAKNQK; from the coding sequence ATGTCACATAAGAGATTTGATAAAAATTTTAAAGAACGTGCTGTGAAATTAGTAATTGAAGATGGTAGGAAAAAAAGCCATTTAGCTCAGGAACTTGGTCTGCATTACTCTACATTAAATGAATGGGTAAAAGAATACGAGAAAGATAGCGTTAATGCATTTCCTGGAAGTGGAAAGTTAAAGCCTGAAGATGAAGAAATTAGGGAGCTGAAAAAAGAGAATGCAGATTTGAAAGAAGAAATTGAAATACTAAAAAAGGCGGCAGCATACTTTGCAAAGAACCAGAAATAA
- a CDS encoding IS3 family transposase, which yields MEDHRFEFRVAKICSVLKVSRSGYYAWRKRPKSKRQEENEILIEKIKEIYEKKKHIYGYPRIAESLPCDMKVSKGRVYRLMKANGLKSKTAKKFKPQTTDSNHNLPVAENVLSRQFVADKPCEKWVSDITYINTDEGFLYLGGILDLYDRAIVGWSMEDHMRKELVIDALNQAIARFKPSKGLLLHSDRGSQVRQEVA from the coding sequence ATTGAAGATCACCGCTTCGAGTTTCGGGTGGCGAAGATATGCAGTGTTTTGAAAGTTTCCAGAAGCGGGTATTATGCTTGGCGTAAAAGGCCAAAGAGTAAGCGTCAGGAAGAAAATGAAATACTAATTGAAAAGATTAAAGAAATATATGAAAAGAAAAAGCATATTTATGGATATCCACGTATAGCAGAATCACTACCTTGTGATATGAAAGTAAGTAAAGGCAGGGTTTATAGACTAATGAAAGCTAATGGTCTCAAATCAAAAACTGCTAAAAAATTCAAACCACAAACAACAGATTCTAATCACAACCTTCCAGTAGCTGAAAATGTATTAAGTCGACAGTTTGTAGCAGATAAACCGTGTGAGAAATGGGTATCAGATATAACGTATATTAATACAGATGAGGGATTTCTATACTTGGGAGGGATACTTGATTTATATGATAGAGCCATTGTTGGCTGGTCGATGGAAGATCATATGAGAAAAGAACTTGTTATTGATGCTCTTAATCAAGCTATTGCAAGATTCAAGCCATCAAAAGGATTGTTATTACATTCTGATAGAGGGTCGCAGGTGCGACAAGAAGTCGCATAA
- a CDS encoding reverse transcriptase N-terminal domain-containing protein — translation MNFSNSTTDKTEKLKDTKALTSQWETIDWIKVHSDINRLQTRIAKAVVKGDKNKAKRLQYLLTHSLSTKLYAVYKVTSNKGKNTSGVDGNAFKDPSIYITFKVPESEFKNLFTSTWKKDDLSIFSYDSNEKYQGAYSYQKDMFTTLFYHKPLDGYI, via the coding sequence ATGAATTTTAGTAATTCAACGACGGATAAAACCGAGAAGCTAAAAGATACTAAAGCACTGACTTCTCAATGGGAAACTATTGACTGGATCAAAGTGCATTCAGATATTAATAGGTTACAAACTAGAATTGCTAAGGCTGTAGTAAAGGGAGATAAAAACAAAGCTAAAAGACTCCAGTATTTATTAACACATTCTCTAAGTACTAAATTATACGCTGTTTATAAAGTTACTTCTAATAAAGGCAAAAACACCTCAGGAGTAGATGGTAATGCTTTTAAAGATCCATCAATTTATATTACATTTAAAGTTCCGGAAAGTGAATTTAAAAATCTATTTACAAGTACTTGGAAAAAAGATGATTTATCAATATTCAGCTATGATTCAAATGAGAAATATCAAGGTGCTTATTCATATCAAAAAGATATGTTTACGACTTTATTTTATCATAAACCATTAGATGGATATATATAG
- a CDS encoding glycoside hydrolase family 9 protein, translating to MKIKRLLVFCVFIAVVCTTATGPMMVVNASAPAGWRNLPDFYVFKDKVSGWSGSGAGELETVNGNLPVDTQVTYQNLPSLRFNLKTTLSSYWMSVILCMAEWNCHDVSRYVPNGYLEFNVKGKNGGEKFVIGAVDHVTERPSGVEKTITKPITDYCTITTEWQHVKIPLKDILDPSLGMDPYNAKAIVLDKVNLDPFCVWINQLKLTSPDKENAFPAIKVNQVGFLESSEKYAFVSGFEDDFKATTGTQFQVKSVSDNSVVYSGQLVLVADYDANDSGERVFKAIFTDLKQPGEYYITVNVEGIDKSPRFKIGNDIYKSLLVDASRYLFYQRANIDLAAPYCTDYPRKDKSPQDFNCALASNSSITKDVSKGWYDAGDPNKYVITGAQTASNLLSAYEMYPEVFYDKQNNIPESGNGVPDILDEVRWELEWILKMQEAASGGFYCCVAFTENFSSGQRVIVDKKDNVGNIKSTNDTAAAVGVLAQASMIYSKYDPAFAKKCLDASKSGWAFLLQNPNNIKAPGGAYPADNDESSRFFAAASLYRATGDSSCNDYVKSNYKKVYSSESGDGSFGWENGFYNYMKATNRDSNVESGFKDSFTKWANNKLNRSKNNPWGNVIENGNYYWGSNSVILGCPREVLLGTAILGTNSDDINMMGRSSLNWILGANPMRKSLVTGYGDDCIKEIFGTWSEDGLAGIPKGIMPGGPNKYNGANISIFPAKCYMESAAEFTTNEHTLGWNSLLVFMAAFVNSTSAPTHQNSPDLNKDGVVNMADVILLAKVFNSVRGDNQYIASYDLNGDGPINMLDVIIIAKAFNTIIT from the coding sequence TGTTTTTATCGCAGTAGTATGTACCACTGCAACCGGACCTATGATGGTAGTCAACGCAAGTGCTCCTGCCGGGTGGAGAAACCTTCCAGATTTTTATGTATTCAAAGATAAGGTCAGTGGGTGGTCCGGAAGTGGTGCAGGCGAATTGGAAACTGTAAATGGCAATTTGCCTGTTGACACTCAAGTTACATATCAAAATCTACCTTCTTTGAGATTTAATCTTAAAACGACGCTATCATCATATTGGATGTCGGTTATACTTTGTATGGCTGAATGGAACTGCCATGATGTATCAAGATATGTTCCGAACGGATACCTGGAATTTAATGTGAAAGGTAAAAATGGCGGGGAGAAATTTGTAATCGGTGCAGTTGATCATGTAACAGAGCGTCCATCAGGTGTTGAGAAGACAATAACAAAACCGATAACAGATTACTGCACGATTACTACTGAGTGGCAACACGTAAAGATACCCTTAAAGGATATTTTAGATCCATCACTTGGCATGGACCCATATAATGCAAAGGCTATTGTTCTGGACAAAGTGAATCTGGATCCGTTTTGTGTTTGGATAAACCAACTTAAACTAACTTCTCCTGATAAAGAAAATGCATTTCCGGCTATTAAAGTAAATCAGGTTGGATTTCTGGAGTCTTCTGAAAAATATGCCTTTGTTAGCGGATTTGAAGATGATTTTAAGGCTACTACCGGAACCCAGTTTCAGGTAAAGAGTGTTTCTGACAACTCGGTTGTTTATAGCGGACAATTGGTTCTGGTTGCGGATTATGACGCAAATGATTCTGGAGAAAGGGTTTTTAAAGCTATATTTACCGACCTCAAACAACCTGGTGAGTATTACATTACGGTTAATGTAGAAGGTATAGATAAGTCTCCCAGGTTTAAGATAGGAAATGACATTTATAAATCTTTATTGGTTGACGCGTCAAGATACCTGTTTTATCAACGTGCCAATATAGACCTTGCGGCTCCGTATTGTACCGATTATCCAAGGAAAGATAAATCACCGCAGGATTTTAATTGTGCCTTAGCCTCCAATTCATCGATTACAAAAGATGTGTCAAAAGGATGGTACGATGCCGGCGATCCTAATAAGTATGTAATTACCGGGGCACAGACAGCATCAAATCTATTGAGTGCTTATGAGATGTACCCAGAGGTATTTTATGATAAGCAGAATAATATTCCTGAAAGCGGCAACGGCGTTCCTGATATACTTGATGAGGTTAGATGGGAACTTGAGTGGATTTTGAAAATGCAAGAGGCTGCAAGCGGTGGTTTTTATTGCTGTGTCGCTTTTACAGAGAACTTTTCAAGTGGTCAAAGGGTTATAGTGGATAAAAAAGACAATGTTGGAAATATAAAATCAACAAATGATACTGCTGCTGCAGTCGGGGTTTTAGCTCAGGCTTCAATGATATATTCGAAGTATGATCCGGCCTTTGCTAAAAAGTGTTTAGATGCTTCTAAAAGCGGATGGGCGTTTCTTCTCCAGAATCCAAATAATATTAAAGCACCAGGTGGAGCTTATCCTGCAGACAACGATGAATCTTCAAGGTTCTTCGCTGCAGCATCTTTGTATAGGGCTACAGGCGATTCAAGTTGTAATGATTATGTTAAGTCAAACTATAAGAAAGTTTATTCAAGTGAATCTGGAGATGGTTCATTTGGTTGGGAAAATGGATTTTACAATTACATGAAAGCTACAAATCGTGACAGTAATGTTGAAAGCGGGTTTAAAGATAGTTTTACCAAATGGGCAAATAACAAACTAAATAGATCAAAAAACAATCCTTGGGGTAATGTAATTGAAAACGGTAATTATTACTGGGGTAGTAACAGCGTAATACTTGGTTGTCCCAGGGAAGTTTTACTTGGAACCGCTATTTTGGGGACAAATTCTGATGATATTAATATGATGGGTCGTTCTTCATTAAACTGGATTCTGGGAGCTAATCCTATGAGAAAGAGCTTGGTAACTGGATATGGCGATGATTGCATTAAAGAAATATTCGGTACATGGAGCGAGGACGGATTAGCAGGAATTCCCAAGGGAATTATGCCGGGAGGCCCTAATAAATATAATGGTGCAAACATATCGATATTTCCTGCCAAATGCTATATGGAAAGTGCCGCTGAATTTACAACAAATGAGCACACTCTTGGATGGAATTCCCTTCTTGTGTTTATGGCAGCATTTGTTAACAGTACATCAGCACCAACACATCAAAATAGTCCTGACTTGAACAAAGACGGAGTTGTTAATATGGCAGATGTTATTTTATTAGCAAAGGTATTTAATTCAGTACGCGGAGACAACCAGTATATTGCATCTTACGACTTAAACGGTGATGGTCCAATAAATATGTTAGATGTAATAATTATTGCTAAAGCATTTAATACTATCATCACCTGA